The Moraxella osloensis genome contains a region encoding:
- the map gene encoding type I methionyl aminopeptidase: MKTLLNNPEAVEKMRVAGKLAADVLVMLDEYVKEGVTTGALDKLAHDYIVDVQKAIPANVGYHGYQHTLCTSINHVVCHGIPDDSRILKDGDIVNIDVTVIKDGYHGDTSKMWIIGEGSIMAQRICKIAQDALYAGMKAVRNGAYVGDIGAAIQAVAEPERFSVVREYCGHGISDVYHDEPQILHYGKKNTGLQLTTGMTFTIEPMINQGVWQTKTLPDKWTVITKDRKLSAQWEHTLMVTENGCEVFTKRPEEDLSFLNS, encoded by the coding sequence ATGAAAACACTATTAAATAACCCTGAAGCCGTTGAAAAAATGCGCGTCGCTGGTAAATTAGCCGCCGACGTTTTAGTGATGTTAGATGAATATGTCAAAGAAGGTGTAACGACAGGGGCATTAGACAAGCTTGCCCACGACTATATTGTTGATGTCCAAAAAGCCATTCCTGCCAATGTCGGCTATCATGGCTACCAGCACACGCTTTGTACTTCAATCAACCATGTGGTTTGTCACGGTATTCCCGATGACAGCCGTATCCTAAAAGATGGCGATATCGTCAATATCGATGTCACAGTGATAAAAGATGGCTATCATGGCGATACTTCAAAAATGTGGATTATCGGTGAAGGCTCAATCATGGCGCAGCGTATCTGCAAAATCGCCCAAGACGCACTATACGCAGGAATGAAAGCTGTTCGCAATGGCGCCTATGTAGGCGATATTGGCGCAGCGATTCAAGCGGTGGCAGAGCCAGAGCGTTTTAGCGTAGTAAGAGAATATTGCGGACATGGAATTAGTGACGTATACCATGATGAACCACAAATTCTGCACTATGGTAAAAAAAATACCGGTCTACAACTGACGACAGGCATGACATTTACCATTGAACCAATGATTAACCAAGGTGTATGGCAAACCAAAACCTTACCCGATAAATGGACAGTGATTACTAAAGACCGTAAATTGTCCGCCCAATGGGAACACACACTGATGGTTACCGAGAACGGCTGTGAAGTGTTTACCAAGCGTCCAGAAGAAGATTTGAGTTTTTTAAACAGTTAA
- the msrB gene encoding peptide-methionine (R)-S-oxide reductase MsrB, which translates to MANSINIDTQKYVRPSEAEIKANLNDEQYYVTQQNGTERPFSHEYDHQFERGIYVDIVSGEPLFSSSDKYDSGCGWPAFSKPIDTAVINELFDDSHGMRRTEVRSRVADSHLGHVFNDGLPELGGMRYCINGASLRFIPLNEMEQEGYGDLIGLVE; encoded by the coding sequence ATGGCTAATTCAATTAATATCGATACACAGAAGTATGTAAGACCTTCTGAAGCTGAAATCAAGGCAAATTTGAATGATGAGCAATATTATGTGACACAGCAAAACGGCACTGAACGCCCTTTTAGCCATGAGTATGATCACCAATTTGAACGTGGTATCTATGTGGATATTGTCAGCGGTGAGCCGCTTTTTAGCTCATCAGATAAGTATGACTCAGGTTGTGGTTGGCCCGCCTTTAGCAAACCGATTGATACCGCAGTAATCAATGAATTGTTTGATGACAGTCACGGTATGCGACGTACTGAAGTGCGTAGCCGTGTGGCTGATTCGCATTTAGGCCATGTGTTTAATGACGGTCTTCCTGAGCTTGGCGGCATGCGCTATTGCATCAATGGCGCGTCGCTACGTTTTATCCCTTTAAATGAGATGGAACAAGAAGGTTATGGTGACTTAATCGGATTGGTTGAATAA
- the rpsB gene encoding 30S ribosomal protein S2, whose translation MASANPTQVSMRDLLEAGAHFGHQTRFWNPKMGKFIFGARNKIHIINLEHTVKAMNEALNFVNREAARGNKVLFVGTKRAASNVISEQAARAGMPYVDHRWLGGMLTNWKTIRQSITRLKEYEKQAEDGTFAKLTKREALERTREMEKLERALGGIKNMNGLPDAIFVVDVDHEAIAIKEAKNLGIPVIGIVDTNSNPDDVDYVIPANDDAIRAVTLYVSAVADAIIAGKEYAKTQGGKAANQEEAVTEAPAEAAAE comes from the coding sequence ATGGCGTCAGCTAATCCTACCCAAGTTTCAATGCGTGATCTTTTAGAAGCCGGTGCACACTTTGGTCACCAAACTCGTTTTTGGAATCCAAAAATGGGCAAATTTATTTTTGGTGCACGTAACAAAATCCACATCATCAACCTTGAGCATACAGTTAAAGCGATGAACGAAGCACTAAACTTCGTTAACCGTGAAGCAGCACGTGGCAACAAAGTACTATTTGTTGGTACTAAACGTGCAGCAAGCAATGTTATTAGCGAACAAGCCGCTCGCGCTGGTATGCCGTATGTTGACCATCGCTGGTTAGGTGGTATGTTAACCAACTGGAAAACCATCCGTCAGTCAATTACGCGTTTGAAAGAATACGAAAAACAAGCTGAAGATGGTACGTTTGCTAAGTTAACCAAACGTGAAGCGTTAGAGCGTACTCGTGAAATGGAAAAACTTGAGCGTGCCTTAGGCGGTATCAAAAACATGAACGGTTTACCTGATGCAATTTTTGTGGTTGACGTTGACCATGAAGCGATTGCAATCAAAGAAGCAAAAAACTTAGGTATCCCTGTTATTGGTATCGTTGATACAAACTCAAACCCAGATGACGTAGATTATGTCATTCCTGCCAATGACGATGCGATTCGTGCGGTAACGCTATACGTATCAGCGGTTGCAGATGCAATTATCGCTGGTAAAGAATACGCTAAAACTCAAGGCGGCAAAGCAGCAAATCAAGAAGAAGCAGTAACTGAAGCACCCGCAGAAGCTGCGGCAGAATAA
- the tsf gene encoding translation elongation factor Ts, with translation MAEISAKLVKELRDRTGLGMMECKKALQEADGDIETAIDNLRKSGQAKAAKKAGNIAADGAIIIAQEGNKALLLEVNCQTDFVAKDANFTAFANKVAELALANNTTDVAAISALPYGDGQTVEEARVELVQKIGENIQVRRAEVIEGDNLASYRHGIRIGVVVSVEGGNADTAKHVAMQVAAFNPIAVDEANVPADTLAREKDIIEAKAKESGKPDAVIEKMITGGLQKYLNEVTLLNQPYVIDNEKKVGDILKSEGMTVKAFKRLEVGEGIEKKQENFAEEVAAAQAAAAK, from the coding sequence ATGGCAGAAATTAGTGCAAAACTGGTAAAAGAATTACGTGACCGTACAGGTCTTGGTATGATGGAATGTAAAAAAGCCCTGCAAGAAGCAGACGGCGACATCGAAACCGCAATCGATAACCTGCGTAAATCAGGTCAAGCAAAAGCTGCTAAAAAAGCAGGTAACATTGCTGCTGATGGCGCTATCATTATCGCCCAAGAAGGTAACAAAGCCTTACTACTTGAAGTAAACTGTCAAACTGACTTCGTGGCAAAAGATGCTAACTTCACCGCATTTGCGAACAAAGTAGCTGAACTTGCACTTGCCAACAATACCACTGATGTAGCGGCTATCTCTGCATTGCCGTATGGCGATGGTCAAACGGTTGAAGAAGCCCGTGTTGAGCTCGTACAAAAAATCGGCGAAAACATCCAAGTACGCCGTGCAGAAGTGATTGAAGGTGACAACCTAGCCTCTTACCGTCACGGTATTCGTATTGGTGTAGTGGTTTCTGTTGAAGGCGGTAACGCTGACACCGCAAAACACGTTGCGATGCAAGTTGCGGCATTCAACCCAATCGCTGTTGATGAAGCCAATGTACCTGCTGATACGCTAGCGCGTGAAAAAGACATCATCGAAGCGAAAGCGAAAGAATCTGGCAAACCAGATGCCGTAATTGAAAAAATGATTACGGGTGGTCTACAAAAGTACTTGAACGAAGTAACTTTGCTGAACCAACCTTACGTTATCGACAACGAGAAAAAAGTTGGTGATATATTAAAATCTGAAGGTATGACGGTTAAAGCATTCAAACGCTTAGAAGTGGGTGAAGGCATCGAGAAAAAACAAGAAAACTTCGCTGAAGAAGTGGCGGCGGCTCAAGCAGCAGCAGCTAAATAA